CCGACGGCAACCCCCAGGCCTGGGCTCTCCCCTACGAGAACAGGACAACACACGCCGGGTGGACAAAGGGGAGGCGCCGCGCAGGGACGCCCAGCGGGCTCTGGTCTCGGGAGCGCCGGGAGCGGAGCGCAGCgggcgcgcggggcggggcgggatGCCCGGCGAAGGGGAGGCTCAGCAAAGGCTCGGAGGCGGCGGCCCGCCCAGCGCGCACGGACGCAGCGTGGGGGAGGTCTGCGAGACCCCGCGAGTAAACGGGGGACGAGGCGCGGCCGGGGAGCAGCACGAGGGACGGGTGAATGGGTCAGTGGATGGGGAGGTAAACCTGAGACAGACGGCGGGCCAGAAAGCGGGAGGGCGGACGAACAAGCAGGGGGAAGGGATGCTGCACAAGTGAACGGCTGAGGAGACTCTCGAGGGGCCGAGCGGCGGGCAACGGGGAACCGGGGGACCAGCCGCACCGCCTCGAGGTCGCGGCGCCGGCTCCGGGACAGTTGCGCGCCCGCTTCCGCCCCGACGCGGCCACGCCGAGCTACTTCCGGGCCGCTCTGGGCGGCGAGGAGGCCTCGCTCTCGGTGGTCCGGAGCGCGCCCCGCCCGAGCCCGAGCCTGGCTGGACGGCGGCCGTTCGCCTCACTCACCGTTCTCCGCCCGCCCCGGCGTCCACCCGGCGCGGCCCCGCGAGGACAGCGCCCCGGCCAGCACCCGGGCTCGGGCCGCAGGGaattgggggcgggggggtgggcgCGGGCTGTTCTAGGAGGCGCAGATGCGCCGGGAGACACGACCAGGCGCCTCGCAGTGCTCACCACTGCGCCTGGGCAGCCGCTGCCGGCCCGCGTCAGCCGGTTTCCATGGGGACTGCCCAGCCGCCCCGCGACGCTCTAGCGTCCTGCGTTGCCGTGGACACGCTCCGCCCTCTTCCTTAGCCCATCCTGCCTTTTATTTACACACCGAGAGGGACACACACAGACGCCCAAGATCGGCAGGATCTCGGACACAGGAAGCAAATCTGGAGGAAGGACTGTCTGCGGCCAGAGGGACGCACACTCCTCATCCTTGTCCACTCTCCTCCGGCCACCAGGTCCTCTTTACAACCCCATGGACCTTGTCCAGAAGGGGCCGCGGGGCAGCATCTCGCATGTCCACGAGCGGCCCTGGCTGCCTTACCTTGGGGAACAACTCGTCCAAGCTGGAATCATGCTCttttctggataaaattttctcAATTGCCCCAACTCTCAAGTCCAGTTGGTTTAGGCAAGTGTGGACCCAAACCCAGGCATACCAGGTCCATCAGGGCACTCCATTTCCCTGGCCCTCAGGATTGACACATGACCAACTTGGACCTATGGGTACCAGGGGGCAGGAATTCTTTCCGAACGGTTAGGGCTTCTATTTCCCGTGGATCTGGACACTGCGGGTAGCTGTCAGCCGGTCTGGCTGCAGCCTTCTTGTCCCCATGAAGGGAGAACCTGTCAGTGAGTGGAGCTCACACGAAGAAGCAGAAATGAGGgacagtgtattagtttcctgtggctgctgtaacattACTGCAAacttcgtggcttaaaacaacataaatttattctctcacagttctgggggccagaTGTCTGAAATCAAttatcactgggctgaaatcagaATGTTGGCAGGGCTGACCTCCCTCTGGAGGTTCCaggggagaatccgtttccttgcctttttcagcatCTAGAACTGCATTCTTTGTATTCCTTGCTtatggtcccttcctccatcttcaaagaacTAGCTGTAACATCCTGTTTCTCTCATTCATaagttaaacaaaatctttgacacatgttcattttatatttgcgtGAGAGTCATgatattagttttttaaaaagatttattctTTAACAACACGTAACATGCAGTAATAAACAATCCCAGGATCTTAGTGGCTCAAcacaaagatttcttttttgctCATGTCACAGTCTGAGGTGGGTCAAGTGGCCTTCTGAGAAGGCTGTCCCTCCAACAGTGATTCAGGGACACAAGCTCCTTCTATCTTGGGTCTCTGCTATCCCTTATGGCCTTCTTGGAATTTTCTGCTGAACATCCTCTGTCCAGCTGGCTGATAAGTGAAACAAGTGAGAAAGATGTAGGAAATTTTATGTTGTCCATCACTCCGTCCACATTCCGTTAGTCAGAACTCAATTGCATGGCCCTATACACTGTggctgcaagggagtctgagaAATGTAGGTTTGGGCACAGGAAGAGAAAAGTGGACTGTAGGGCATTTTAGTCCATCTGTGCCATAAAGCCCCACAAATGCCCCCTTCACACCTAGGTTCACCATGGCAGCACTCAGAGTTGAGCATAATCCATCATCATCAACAGGCTTTGCCTGGTGGTCTCTACTGTCTGAGCTCCGCCAAAGGCCTCCTCATGCCCACTACACGCCCAAGGGTTCTCCCCAGCAGGAATTCCCTGGTTTTGACCGCACTCAGAGGCTCCCATACTCCCAGCCTTCCCAGTAGCCACTCAACTCCCTGCCCATATGGACTTTCTGGTGCTTGATGAAGTTGGACCACATGCTTCTCACTCCGACGGTGCAGTGACCAGCCTTCAAGATGGCTACCAAAATCCTCACCGCCTGGTGTTCACATCCTTGTCTGTGTGGTCTTCTACATTGAATCAAGAATGGTCTGTGTCACCAATAGAATCTGGTGTAAGTGACAGTGTGTGACTTGGACTCTTGTatcactcactctgggggaagtCAACTGCCCTGTCATGAGGACACACAAGCAGTCCTGTGGAGAGGCGCAATTAGGGAGGAACCACCTGCCAACCATATgaatgagccatcttggaagtggaccctccaaccccagtcaagccttcataTGACTGCAGCCTCAGCTGCCTGCAATCTTATGAGAGACTCTAAATCATGtgactcattttggccaatgagtAGTGACTGGAAGTAGCGCGTAGCTCCGTTGGGCTATGCATTCAATTGCCAGGTGTGAGACCCTCAGAATTGGCCTCCTGTCTTTCATATGAGTGGCCAGCCATGTTTGAGATAGTGGCTGCTCTGTTGTCAGGGGCCCTGATAAGTTAATGCAATGAGTAGTGCCCTTGCCAACCCACCATGTACAGCGTGAGCAGGGAGTTAGTGTGTTCAGTGAGTAGGATGTTAGGGTTGTGTTGCTGCAGCAGAGCTGAGCCCAACGGTCATGTGCGCTGTAGGGTCTCTCCAGAAAGAATCCTTTTGTGTTAAAGCTTGATGGAAAGTTTAATTACACTTACATATCAGTTGGGCTTCTCTCTGGCTTGAATGTTTTCAGGTCCATCAAGGCCTGTTGGTGGTTGCGGATCATCTGTGGCAGACTGACCACACAGGTGGAGTTTGCCTCCTTCATCAATCCCCTTGTGGTTACCAATGACTGATTTCTCAATAATAGAATTTCTCTCCAGAATGAATGTTCTAGGTGTCTGTAAAAGGTTGAGCTGTCCTGGGGGATACCAGTTTATTTGGGTTTCCCTTCAGGGTGACTTCTGTGtggacaataaaaaaaaaaaaaggttccatTTTTGCCTGAGGTGCTCCCACATTGGCTGCATGAGAGGGAGGAGCCTTCCACTGTCTCCAGAATGGCCTCCCAGACGCGCCCCATGGTGCTGCTCTCTGGAATGAGCTCTCAGGTGTAAAACGTGGTGGCAGCTATAGCTTTCCTCACATTCTTGCACCACCCAGGGCATGTGTCCAGCAGGACTTTGCTGATGTTCACCGGTATACAAGGAAGTTAAAATGGGCCCCAAAATGCTGAGCATAGAACCGTCAGGGCCTGTGTTTTCGTTTCTGCAGGACTTGCAAAGAGGCTAGTGAACATCAACCTTGTGACTTTAGCCCCCATCCAGGGTGGAAAGTGAAGTGGCCAGGAGAGCTGCGACTTGGGGGATTTCTGTGGAGAGTACTGGGTGACTGGATCCTACCCCGTGGCCAGGGCAGGGACCACTCTCCCTCATCTCAAGGCTGGGGAGGGCTTCAAGGAGACCACCTGGAGGGAGGACAGTGGGCTGGGCCTGCCTCAAGCATGGTTTTCCCCAGAGCAGGGAATTTTAAGCCCTTGGTGGGTGCCTCCTGGATTAACCAAAACCTGGGCCTGCGGGGGCTGTTGAGGGCAGACGCTATGAGGTAAGACTCTCCCAGGGTGGATTCTCTGGGGGCTGCTGGgactggttttctttcttttttttattgttatttttattttacagttatttatttttttatttttttgtgagaaagatcagccctgagctaacatccatgctaatcctcctcattttgctgaggaagaccggctctgagctaacatctattgccaatcctcctcctattttttttttttccacccaaatcctcagtagatagttgtatgtcatagttgcacagccttctagttgctgtatgtgggacgcggcctcagcatggccagagaagcggtgcgtcggtgtgtgcccgggatccgaacctgggccaccagcagcggagcgcgcgcacttaaccgctaaggtaCGGGGCGGCCCCTGTTGGGACTGGTTTTCCACGCTGCCCCTTCCCTGTGGCTGCCTGCACTGGGGGCTTTGTGCACCTCCCATCTGACCCTCTCTGTCCTCAGGAGGGACTTTTCCTGGTGTGAACTTGGCAAGGACAGATGAAGCATGCAGTGCCCACCCCATGGAGAGCCTCCTACATGCCGGATGTGGGACGGCACCCATCTGCACAGCATCAGGAGGATCATAGAGCATGGTAGATCTAAAGTGCCCAGCCCTGGGCCAGGTACACAACAAGGGGCTGCAATGGTGTCCTGCAAGCTGTGCCCAGGAATGGTAAGCCAACAGCTCCCTCACTCCAAGGGGCCTGTGCATCTTCCCCTTCCCAAGAGACAGGGGCTCAGGAATGGGAGGCACAAAGTGAAGAGTGACTTGCGGGGGCTTTGCTGCAGAATCCGAGGCCACACTTGGGTAACCCCACTGGAAGCATCGAGGCCCAGGCTCTGAAGGACTCGGTGCTGAAAGCCAGCTCTGCCCTCCCTCTAAGGCGCCTCTGGCTGGGCCTCTGTGCCTCTGTGATGTGGTGCGAGAGGCGTCCCTGCCTTCCCAGCCAGGGTGCAGGTCAAATGCAGCGATTAAGggcagagtgcccagcacagcgccTGGCCTGTAGTAAGCACAAATGTTGGCTTCGAGTGGAGGGCAGTAGGAATGTCACTTTGGGACGTGTGGAGGATGAAATGGGAGGAAATTGGAATCGTATACATATGTAACCAAACACACAGCTAGGACAGAAACACGCTGCTCCAGGCCTCCCTCCTAGTTGTGGCCACACCTCTGGGTGTCCTCCCACCCACGGAGTCCTCCCATGCCTCAGAGGCTTCTGGGAGATGTGATCCAGCCTGGACTTCCGCCAGAAGACCAGCGCGGGCAGAACCACCAGGCTTTGATGTAACATGATGACGTCCCCACCTACCAATCACAGACTAGGCCAAGGCTGCTGGGGAATCTCGCCTCCCCCACAAAGGCAGCCCTCTCTATGCTGACTACGAAGCCGCCCAGGGGtcagggaaggcagaggccccgCCTCAGGAGCCCATGGCCATCGACCTCCCAGAGGGTCATGAGGTGTGCAGGGTCCCTCTCCTGAGGCCCAGGTAGGCATCTCCAAGACCTCAGGGAGCAAGCGGGGGCCCAGCTACACGAGAGGGTGTGCAAACGCCTGAGGCCACCAAGGGCTACTGAAGCCCCTaggaaggggcagggagaggtCTGGGGTTCGAACCCTACCTCCACCGTTTCCCGGCCGTGCCTGTGGGGAGTCACTATATGCCGCTTCCCCGCGCCCCAGCAGGCACAGTAGTGCTCCCcgcgggaggaggagggaaagactCCTGGGATAGTGGACACAGCGTCTGGGGCACGTCAGTGCTCCATCCCCCCTGAATCAGACGCTGAATGGAAAGGGTCAAGTGGAACTCCGGAGTGAGGAAACTTGTGGACGCGGCGCGTACAGAGCAAGGTTTAATAGAGGTCAACACGCTGGAGAGGTTTCCGGGAGAGGGGCCCCGCCGTCCCCGCCGCCCGCGTGCCGCTTCCGGTGCTCGTTGAGGTTGGAGCGCTGGCTGAAGGCGCGGCCGCACTGGCCGCACGCGTAGGGCCGCTCGCCTGTGTGCGTGCGCCAGTGGCGGACTAGGCTGCAGTTGCGCACAAAGGCCTTGCCGCAGTCGGCGCAGACGAACGGCTGCTCCTCTGAGCGCAGGCACTCGTTTTTGCTGGCGCAGCTCCGAGCAGCCGCGAAAGGCCTTGCCGCACTCTGGGCAGCTGTAGGGCCGCTCGCCGGTGTGCGCGCGCTGGTGCTGCACCAGCCCCGAGCGGCCCTTGAAGGCCTTCTCGCACAGCGGGCACGCGTAGGGTTTGGCTCTGCTGTGCGTGCGCTGGTGCCGGCTCAGGTTCGAGCGCTGGTTGAAGGCCTTGCCGCACTCGGGGCACGCGTACGGTTTCTCACCGGTGTGCACGCGCCGGTGCTCCACGAGGTGTGAGAACAGGCCGAAGGCCTTGGGGCACTCGACGCACTTGTACAGCTTCTCCCCGGCCACGGGCCCCCGTGGGGGCCGCGGGGCCCCCTTGCCACAGCACCCGCAGGGCGGGCACCCCAGCAGGAAGGCCCTCCTGGCCAGGGCCGGGCCGAGGCGCTCGGCCGAGTGCGTCTTCTGGTGGCGGTAGAGGCCGGAGCAGCGCACGAAGGCCTTGCCGCACTCGGGGCACTGGTAGGGCCGCTCCCCCGTGTGGATGCGCTTGTGCTGCAGCAGGCTCGACGTGCGCGTGAAGGCCCTGCCGCACTCGTGGCACGCGTACAGCCGCTGGGCTCGGGGGCCCGGCGCCCGGGGGCGAGGACCCGAGGCCTGGCCCCACTGGGGACACATCGAGGGGCCCCCGCCCATCAGCTGCTGCTCGTTGGGACCGAAGCACTTCCCGCAACCGGCACACGGAAGGGGCTCCTCGGCCTCCTGCATCAGCTCCTGCGGTGCCAGTGGGGCCCTCCAGGCAAAGGCCTCGCCGCACCGGCGCACGCGATCCACCAAGGGGCTCTGCTGGAGGGGGGTCCGCTGCAGGGTCCTAGGGAAGGTTTGGGCACCCATGCCCTGTTCGCAGGGTGGGTAGTCTGTGTGGACCCCGCACAGCTGGGCCCCAGGATGGCTCCAGAGTGGCGCTTGGCCTCCACAGTGGTCACACAGTGGGGGCTTCTCCCCAGGGGGTGCTCTGTGATGCCACACCAGGCAGGAGTTATGGCTGGAGGCCTTGACACCCACTGGGCACTGACAGGGGCCCTCCCCGGCCTGCGGCCCCTGGGGGGTGACCAGGTCAGGGGCCTGAGAGGAGGTGGGGCCACATGGTTCTTGCGCCAGGGGTCCAGTTCCTGCACTCTGACGGGTCCCTGGGCTGGAGCTCACACCAAGGCCCCAGCTCCGGGAGCCCCCACTGGGGGGAGTTGTTCTGCTGTCCGCTGTCCATCCATGCAGGTCTCCCTCCTGAGACAGGTGTCTTTTGGGTTGATCCTCTGCCAGGGGCTTTAGCTCCGTCTTGGGCCTCTCCTCCTGGCCCCTGTCAGCTCCATGGGGATCTGCCTTGGGGATGCCTCCCTGCCCCGAGTCCTGGGCCGGAGCCTccatcctggggccagcccccaacatgGTGTCCTGACTGTAGGATCTGGAAGAGTAGAGGAGAAATGGCGGTTGGCAGTTCCCAGGAGGGGAGAAGTGGAGACCTGGGCCAGGACTGATGCCTACTGGGCAGGCCCCCGCTCCCTGCAGCCCGGGAAAAAGGGAGAAGGAATGACACAGGTGATGAGAACCCTGgagcctcctgcccctcctctcagCCATGCCCTAGGCCACCAGCAAGGCCCGGGAACAGCTTCCCTGCCTCTCTGCTCCCCAGCATCATCCTCCTCGCCAGCTGCtggagcaccatcacctctggcTTGGGACCTCAGCAACAGGGAAACCCCAAGTGCTCAGCTGTCCATGCCCCAGAATCCCTCCTCCACTCCTGAGCACTGGCCTCCCGGTGGCATGCCCTCCTGGCTCTCTGCCTTGGCCTGGCCCAGGCCCATTCACCTGCCGTCAGCAAGCTCTTCTGGGAAGTGTGAGATGGGACTCATCTGGCAGCATGGCTGGACGCCAGGTCTGCGCCTCCCCACTTCTCCCAGGCAAACTTGGCTCTCAGGTATGGCGGCCTCATGCACAAAATGGGTATGATAACTGTAAATGTAAACAGCTGAGTATGGGCTTGGATTGTTCCAGCAAGAGCCAACATCAGGAAAGCCTGATGCTTGCTACTACCATTTCCAAATTCCACTGTGGCcattattagtttcctgttgctggtgtaacaaattaccacaactttAGTGGCTGAGAGCAATGTGAAtgtatctcacagttctggaggtcacaaGTCCCAAATCAAAGTTTCGGCTGCAGggcttccttctggaggctctaaggcaCCATCTGTTTGCTTGCCTTTTCCAGCGTCTAGACGCCACCTACTTGTCTCATGGCCCCATCTTCCCTTTTCAAAGCCGGCAGTGAAGCACCAGATCTCTCACTCTCTGCATCTGTCATCACGTCTCCTTCTcggactctgaccctcctgcctcatttttttttattgatgtcttaatagtttataacattgtgaacttttagttgtatattattgtttgtcagtcaccatataaatacctcccttcaccccttgtgcccaccccccaacccccttccccctggtaaccaccaaagagTTCTCTCTGCCCATGTGTTAGCttatattctacatatgagtgaaatcatgcagtgtttgtctttctctctctggcttattttgcttaacataataccctccaggtccatccatgttgttgcaaatgggacagttttgtcttttttatggctgagtagtattccattgtatatatgtaccacatcttctttatctaatcaTCAGTCGAGAgacagttgggttgcttccacttcttggctatagtgaataatgctgcagtgaacatccctcctgcctcttcttaCATAAAGATACTGTGATGACACTGGGCCCACCCTGAATAACCCAGGATAATTGCCCATATCAAGATCCTtaatcatggggccagccccatggcttagtggttaagtgcgcacgctccgctactggcggcccgggttcagatcccgagcgcgcaccgacacaccgcttctccggccatgctgaggtggcgtcccacatacagcaactagaaggatgtgcaactacaacataacaactgtctactggggctttgggggggaaaaaaaaggaagaggattggcaatagatgttagctcagagccggtcttgctcagcaaaaaagaagaggattagcacggatgttaactcagggctgatcttcctcacaaaaaaaaaaaaaaaagatccttaaTCATACCTCATAGTCCCTTCTGCAGTGtgaagtaacatattcacaggttctagggaccAGGATGTACACATCTTCCAGGGAAAGGGGGCATTATTCtctctactactactactacaaaAAACTACTACAGTGGTTTTTTCCAAGCTCTTTATACTGTTTACTGGGAAAACACAGGATATGCATCAAGATGCCATTTAGGTGAAACAAACTGTAAATGTTTAGCCTGGAATCTTGAAGGATATACATGCAGAATGGTCCC
This genomic window from Diceros bicornis minor isolate mBicDic1 chromosome 34, mDicBic1.mat.cur, whole genome shotgun sequence contains:
- the ZNF837 gene encoding LOW QUALITY PROTEIN: zinc finger protein 837 (The sequence of the model RefSeq protein was modified relative to this genomic sequence to represent the inferred CDS: deleted 1 base in 1 codon) gives rise to the protein MSPISHFPEELADGRSYSQDTMLGAGPRMEAPAQDSGQGGIPKADPHGADRGQEERPKTELKPLAEDQPKRHLSQEGDLHGWTADSRTTPPSGGSRSWGLGVSSSPGTRQSAGTGPLAQEPCGPTSSQAPDLVTPQGPQAGEGPCQCPVGVKASSHNSCLVWHHRAPPGEKPPLCDHCGGQAPLWSHPGAQLCGVHTDYPPCEQGMGAQTFPRTLQRTPLQQSPLVDRVRRCGEAFAWRAPLAPQELMQEAEEPLPCAGCGKCFGPNEQQLMGGGPSMCPQWGQASGPRPRAPGPRAQRLYACHECGRAFTRTSSLLQHKRIHTGERPYQCPECGKAFVRCSGLYRHQKTHSAERLGPALARRAFLLGCPPCGCCGKGAPRPPRGPVAGEKLYKCVECPKAFGLFSHLVEHRRVHTGEKPYACPECGKAFNQRSNLSRHQRTHSRAKPYACPLCEKAFKGRSGLVQHQRAHTGERPYSCPECGKAFRGCSELRQQKRVLRSEEQPFVCADCGKAFVRNCSLVRHWRTHTGERPYACGQCGRAFSQRSNLNEHRKRHAGGGDGGAPLPETSPAC